The proteins below are encoded in one region of Microbacterium pygmaeum:
- the murI gene encoding glutamate racemase, with product MNDAPIGIFDSGVGGLTVARAISAQLPRESLLYIGDTAHSPYGPKPIADVRRYALEVLDTLVDQGVKMLVIACNTASAAMLRDARERYDVPVVEVIGPAVRTAMSTSRSGRIGVIGTAGTIGSRAYQDMLEVNERLTVFAQACPRFVEFVEAGVTDSAEVLAVAEQYLAPLRHAGVDTLVLGCTHYPFLEGAISYVMGSDVSLVSSDTETAKDVYRQLVSRDLLAGPDAAPRHVYEATGASADDFLRLAQRLMGSGVREVQLVQTGAIDLPRLSGADRSAVANRP from the coding sequence GTGAACGACGCGCCCATCGGCATCTTCGACTCCGGGGTCGGGGGGCTCACTGTGGCCCGAGCGATCTCGGCTCAGCTGCCGCGCGAATCGCTGCTGTACATCGGCGACACGGCGCATTCGCCGTACGGTCCGAAGCCCATCGCCGACGTCCGCCGGTACGCGCTCGAGGTGCTCGACACGCTGGTCGACCAGGGCGTGAAAATGCTCGTCATCGCCTGCAACACCGCCTCCGCGGCGATGCTGCGCGATGCGCGCGAACGGTACGACGTGCCGGTGGTCGAGGTGATCGGACCCGCCGTGCGCACCGCGATGTCCACCAGCCGCAGCGGCCGGATCGGCGTCATCGGCACCGCGGGCACGATCGGGTCTCGGGCGTACCAGGACATGCTCGAGGTCAATGAACGGCTGACCGTCTTCGCGCAGGCCTGCCCCAGATTCGTCGAGTTCGTCGAAGCGGGAGTGACCGATTCCGCCGAAGTCCTCGCCGTCGCCGAGCAGTACCTCGCACCGCTGCGTCACGCCGGCGTTGACACCCTCGTGCTCGGCTGCACGCACTACCCGTTCCTCGAGGGGGCGATCAGCTACGTGATGGGATCCGACGTGTCGCTGGTCTCCAGCGACACGGAGACCGCCAAGGACGTCTACCGCCAGCTCGTCTCGCGCGACCTGCTCGCCGGACCGGATGCCGCACCCCGGCACGTCTACGAGGCGACCGGCGCCTCCGCCGACGATTTCCTGCGCCTGGCCCAGCGCCTGATGGGCAGCGGGGTGCGCGAGGTCCAGCTCGTGCAGACCGGGGCCATCGACCTGCCGCGGCTGTCCGGCGCGGACCGCTCCGCCGTCGCCAACCGTCCCTAA
- the rph gene encoding ribonuclease PH, which translates to MTETTRADGRTLDQLRPITIERGWSSQAEGSALISFGGTKVLCTASFTNGVPRWLAGKGKGWVTAEYAMLPRATNSRNDRESVKGKIGGRTHEISRLIGRALRAVVDTKALGENTLVIDCDVLQADGGTRTAAITGAYVALADAIEWGRAKKFIAQKATPLIDSVAAVSVGIIDGEPMLDLAYVEDVRAETDMNIVVTGRGLFVEVQGTAEGAPFDKRELDALLELGIAGCADLRDLQIAALAAE; encoded by the coding sequence ATGACAGAGACCACCCGGGCCGACGGCCGCACCCTCGACCAGTTGCGTCCCATCACGATCGAACGCGGCTGGAGCAGCCAGGCGGAGGGTTCGGCGCTCATCAGCTTCGGCGGCACCAAGGTGCTGTGCACGGCATCGTTCACGAACGGTGTTCCGCGGTGGCTGGCGGGCAAGGGCAAGGGGTGGGTCACCGCCGAGTACGCGATGCTTCCCCGAGCCACCAACAGCCGCAACGATCGCGAATCGGTGAAGGGGAAGATCGGCGGGCGCACGCACGAGATCTCGCGGCTCATCGGCCGCGCGCTGCGCGCCGTCGTCGACACCAAGGCCCTCGGAGAGAACACCCTGGTCATCGACTGCGACGTGCTGCAGGCCGACGGCGGGACCCGCACCGCCGCGATCACCGGCGCATACGTCGCCCTGGCCGATGCGATCGAGTGGGGGCGCGCCAAGAAGTTCATCGCACAGAAGGCCACGCCGCTGATCGACTCCGTCGCGGCCGTCTCCGTCGGCATCATCGACGGGGAGCCGATGCTCGATCTCGCCTACGTCGAGGACGTTCGTGCCGAGACCGACATGAACATCGTCGTCACCGGCCGCGGCCTCTTCGTCGAGGTCCAGGGGACGGCCGAGGGTGCTCCGTTCGACAAGCGCGAGCTGGATGCGCTGCTCGAGCTCGGCATCGCCGGCTGCGCGGATCTGCGCGACCTGCAGATCGCGGCACTGGCGGCCGAGTAG